The Bernardetia sp. ABR2-2B DNA window ACCTAAAGAAGCATACCCAGCTTGTATCAGAATGAGTAAATATGGTTTTGGTAAAAAAGTAATTTTGTCAGAATAATTTGAAAGACAAAGTGATTTTTCTTCATCTTCTCTTTTTGGAAGAGTAGGAAAAGTAATTGGAGTGCGAAAGTCAAGAATTTTTTCTCCTTCTTGATTTGTTCCATACAAAGTCCCTTTCTTTGTGTCAGAATCCCAAAAAATAGACTCCATAGAATCATCTAAGGAAGCTAATCGTTCTATTAAATCTATTGAATCTGAATAATCCATTTTGTGTGTGTATCACAGACTTCCTAGTCTGTGCAAAAGTGAAAAAGAGTTTTTGAATAAGAAATACTTTATACGTGTTCTGTGGCACATAGAACAAGGTTCGTTTATCTATTCTAATTTTAATCTAAATAATAATACTTTGTCAGGTTTTTCGTATTCTCCTCTTTCTATATAAAAAACGTCATAGTATTTATTTTTTGTTCTTTGATAATATTGAACGACACTAGAAAAAGCAATTTTAATTGGTGTTGAAGTTCCTTTTGATTTACCTGTTGTTATTGTTTGTCCTTGTGTATTATCAACAAAAACAAAACCTTCACAATTAGAACAAGGTGTATCATTGACATAAATTATAAATAAATAATCTAGCAGAAAGTCTATTTTATCTTTATCTGATACTTTAATGGTTAGTTCTTCTTTGCTGAAAGTATTTAACTCTACTACTTTCACTTGATTATAATATACATGCCAATAATCTAACGTATCAGCTTTCGCAACGCTGAAAAATCCAATAAGAAGAAAGACTAAAAAGATTAATTTTTTCATTAAAGATAATAGTTTAGAAAAAAACAATAATTTACCTATTCAAAACAACTTTTACCGTATTAGTTCCAACAGCATTATCTTGAAGTGAACGAATATAAATTTTACAGATATACATTCCATTTTTGACAAGTTCACCTTCGTTTCCTCTACCATTCCACGAAATATTTGTAAAACTTCCATTATTATCTTGATAATTTTGGCGAATTGTTCTGACTGCTCTTCCCAAAACATCATAAACCACCAAAATAACCTCTATATCATCGCCTGTACGAGTATGAGTAACATCGAAATCAACACTACTCCAAAAAGGGTTTGGAAAAGGTGTAATTTTTGTAATTTCGATAGGCTTGTTTTCTACATAAAAATCAACTTCAATGGTAGTAGGATTAGAATAATTATCCCAAACAGTAAAAGTAAGTGTGTGTTTGCCAACTGTTAAGTCTTGCAACGGAAAAGCGATTGTTCCCTTCTGATAACTTCCTTCATCATATTCAAAATAATCGTTCAGAATAAAAGTTTGTGTTGCTTCTCCATCCAAAACGGCTGTTATTTCTCTTCCCACACCATAACCAGTCAAATTAATTCCATTCTCATCACTAATTTCTGCCAAAAAAGTTGTATTTGAAGGAACTTTTGCACCAGAAACAAACGTCTTATCTTCTATCCAAATCTGTGCTGTTGGTGCTGCATTATCAGTTGGTGGATTAGTGTTACTTGCTCCAATCTGAATGCCATAAAATCCATTTGCATCTCTATTTTGAGTTTCATGTTTGGCATACATAACTACTCTTCCACTCGCCAAATTATAATTTATATCCTTCGAAACTACAAAGGTAATTTCAAATCTGCCTTCATTAATTCTTACTTTTCCTCTATATAAAACATTCTGCCAATCGTTATAAAACGTAGGTTGGGATTCATCTCCGTAGGTTCTAAGTTCAGCAGGTTTGTCATAAATGGTAATATCCAAATCGCCAGAAAAATCAGAGCTTAAAGTATTATTATTTACAATCTGTCCAGAAAGAGTAACTTTATCTAATGCTTTTACAGACTCTACAACGCTTCCATTTGCTCTTACTTCTGTAATAATGGCTTCTGCTTTTGGATAGTTTAGACGAAGCGCAGGGTCTCCTAAAAGTGTAAAATTTCTATTTAATTTCGAAAGACTTTCATTTTTGGTTGCCTTAATAACATCTCCTAATCTTGGCATTTCTCCATTTGGCAAACGCTTAAAAACATTGTTATAAAACGCTTTTGCCAAAATAAAATTTGTCGAAGCTGTTACGGGTCGTGTTGTCGTTACGAGCGCAATTCCTCCTCCATCTTCATTTGTCATTAATCTTTCTCCTACTGAAAAAACTTGAGGGTTATCGTAGCGTCCAAACTCACATGTCGCTGTAACAAACATAGGTAAATTGTTAAGGTTTTTCCAATTTGAAACCGAAGCCAAATCTACCACAGCTTCTGTAGCCAAACTAGCTTCTGAACCGTGTCCCATATAATTGACAATCAAAGAACCATTGTTTACATTCTGATTTAGACTTTCACGTACTTTTGGTGAAAACTTTCCATTTGAGGTAGAAATTTGAGGAAAAGCATCAACATATAATTTTTCTGCTTGATAACCTTTATATCCTTCAACAATTTCGATGAGCTGTTCAGAATCTCTCAAATGAATATTTCCATCGCCATCATCAGCTACAAAAACGACTTTATTTCTCCATTTTCCTAACGTCTGTGGAAGCGAATAACCAATAATTTTATCAACAACTAAATTTGCTTGACTAGCATTTCTGACAGGAATACGTCCGATTCCAATATCTAAATCTTCTCTCTGAACTTGAAAAGTTTCTGCCCATTCTCCTTCATTATCTTCCAAAAGACCATAAAAATCTTCTGATGAAAACGTTTCGACAGGCTCTAAAGATTGCCTAGACTGATACACAGGAACAAAATTATTATTTGCCTGAACTCTATCTTTATAATCATAACTTGTGTCTCCAAAAAGAAGTAAATATTTCAATTTGTCATTTTGATTTTTGTATAAAAAACGAACAAAATCACGAATAGCAGAAACATCTTGCTTTCCAGATGAAAACTCATTCCAAATCTGATTTACCGTTATTACCAATACTTCCATATCGTCATTTTCGCTATGAAAAGCAGCTAATTTTTGAGCTGCATCTAAAAAGTCTGTATGCGTAATAATCAAAAAATCAGGCGTAGAAAGACCGTGTAAATTTTGATTAGTCAAAGCCGTTATTTCTACTGGTGCAGGTAATTCTGCATTTATATCAAAGGCAACTAATTCTTGTAAACTTCTATTTGTGCGAACTGTAAAAGCATTTGGATTAGAAGAGCTAACAGGAATTTCTTGAATATCAAATAAATTATTTATGCTCCAAACACGCATAGAAGCAGGTTTTTGAGCAAACTCAAAACTAGCAATTTCATTTTGAGAAGAAGCTATCGAACGAAAATGTGTGTTTTGTTTGTAAAATGATAGAGTACGAGTAAATTCTAAAGTCAGAAAATCTAAATTACCAAAGGCTGTATTATCTGTTTTATTATAGGTAACTTTTACAGGAAGAGAAGCTACCGAAGAACTAATATTTGATGAAAAAGTAGCTGTATTGATATCTCCTTTTTTTGAATAGGTAGAAATTTGAGAAGCTGCAATAGGAAGTTTTCCAAACTCTTGACCTGCCACAGAAAAGCTATAATCACTAGCACGAGATGAATACGCTGTTGCCGAGGCACGTAACAAAACAGGACGAGAAGTAACCAAACCTTCGGACTCAAAATCAATAGTTTCTTCTACAACAAAATCAAAACGTTCTCCAAACCACATTCTACCAGAACCTCCACCACCAGAGTTTGCTAAATCTCCGATGATATTTACTTCGTCTAATTCGTGATGTGCTATTTCATTGTAGGTTGTAATTTTTGTTCCTCCACTTAGGCTTTCAGCTGTCTGAATGCGTTTTCCTGTCTGATTTCCTACTTTAAGATAATAATAATTAAAATCATCATATAGGTTTTTCTCAAAACTAAATTTTAAAGCATCATTTGCTTGTGCATCATAGGTATGAACATCGGCTGCTTGTGCATAAAAAAGAATATAATCTCCTGTACCAAAGGTATTATCATTTTCCAATTCTATAAAAATAGGATTTTCTTTCAAATCTGAAATACGTAGTGCCGAATTTGCTTGAGGGAGCATTCCTCCACCATTTCCAAAAATCTGAATATTATTTGGGTTTATAGAAGAAGGATTCAGACCTGCCGTTTGAAGGTCTTGAAAGGTAATTTTGTGTACTCCTTTTTCTTCTATTTTGAGTTTCAAAATTTGTCCGTCTGAAAGAACAGAGTTTTGAGCAAAACTAGTAGAAATAAAGAAAAAAGTAAGAACAACTGAAAATGAATACTGAATATATTTTGATGTATGAAGATTCATAGAATTTATTTTACGATATAAATTTGTAGGACTGGTCGGTTTTTTTGGTGTATACTACTGATTATCAAGTTTTTGTTTGATAAAACAGTTTGTAAAGATACAATTTTTTCAATTATTTATTTTCTTAAAAATTTGGAAATCCACGAATCTTACAAAAACATTTCACTTTTCCGAAGTATCTTTTATGAGGCTTTAGAAATAAAATTTCATAAGTTTTTTATAGCTAAATCCTTCTCATTTGAATAATTTGATTTCAAAGAAACAGGCTTTCAAAAAAATCTTGTATTTTAGAGAAAAAAACAACTAAATCTGCTAAAAATGAATAAATCGTGGCTGCCTTGGATTGAGATAGGTTATACTACTTTTGCTTATCAAGGAATGGAAGAGTTGAAGATAGAACGATTGGCAAAAAAAGTAGGTAAAAACAAATCATCGTTTTATCATCATTTTGCTGACATGGAAATATTTATTAGCCAACTTTTAAAATATCATATTGAACAGTCCAAAATTTTAGCTATAAAAGAAGGAAACTGTATTTCTAAAGAAGAGCTTATTGATATTTTGGTAGAACATAAAACAGACTTACTCTTCAACAGACAGTTGCGTATTCATCGTCAAAAAAAAGAATTTGAAGACTGTTTTGTCAAAACAAACGAAATTACGCTTCCTAATTTTTTAAATCTTTGGTCAGAAATATTAGGTTTAACAGGAAATACCGACCTATCTAAAATGATGCTCAATCTAAGTCTTGAAAACTTCTATTTACAGATTACTGAAAAGACATTGAATCATACTTGGTTAAATAATTACTTCAAAGAATTACAACGCTTAACAAAAGAATTCAAACGCACTTCTCAAATAAATCTTCCTATATTGAACGGTAGCGTCTAAAATTACTCCTCTCAATTCTTCAATTTTGTATTAATTAATCATTCAATTATATACAAAATTTGAAATTATGCAATCTTTGAAACGACAACCACTTTTATTTATAACACTTCTTCTACAAGCTATTGTGGTATTTATTTATACGGCTTATGTAGGTCTGCAAGATGGATGGATTTTTATAGAAGTGGCTATTACTAACCTTACTTCTCTTACTTGGAACGGACAATTTACGGCTGACTTTAGCTGTTACCTATTACTTTCTGGGTTGTGGATAATGTGGAGAAACAAATTTTCTATTTCTTCTATTTTCATTGCTTTATTTGCTATGGTATTAGGTATAATAATATTTGCTCCTTATTTCATTTGGCTTCTCTACAATGAAAAAGGAAACTTAATTAAAGTATTGATAGGAACAAGAAATTAATTATTCAAAATTCTATTTTTTATTAAATCATCAAATACAATTTTATAATATGACTACTTCACAAAACTCTAAATTCAGAACACAATCATTTCATAAATTTTGGCTCAAGATTACAGCTATTGTAGTAGGAATTGCAGCTCCAATATTTTTTCTAGGAACAATGATAGAAACATCAGAAGCTGCTCGTCTGACTTTAGACATACTGAGCTACCCAATAGATGGCAATATCACATACAAATCTAATGATGTCCGTTTTTTATCAGCTCTGACAGGTGGCTTTTTGTTAGGTTGGGGAGTTATGATTTGGCTGCTTTCTAGTTGGGTTTATGACAAAGCACCAGAAGCTGTACGAAAGGTTGTTTTGATAGGACTTTTATCTTGGTTTTGCTTAGATAGTACAGGTTCTATCGCATCAAGTAATTCTTCAAATGCAATATTTAATATTTTTGTATTACTCCTTGCCGTTGGTCCTTTGTGGTTACCAGCTAAATCTGAATATTAAAAAAGGATAGCCTGACTGTTTGGATTATCAAAAAATCTTGTAATTTAGAGAAAATAAAAAATCTCTCAAATCATACAAGAAAATGAAACAGTTTCTACTCTCTCTTTTATTTGGCTTTTTCCTTTGCATTTCTATAATATTTCCTAGCTTCTCTCAACTAACTGATGATTTTTCAGATGGAGATTTTACAAATAACCCCACTTGGAACGGTGGAAACTCTGTAAATGCAAGTGTAGGTTTTCAGGTCAATGGAAGCAATCAATTACAGCCAGATTTACCAACTGGAGGAAGTGGAACTCGCACGGCTTACCTTTCTACACCCATTATAGTCAATCCAACAACGACTAATTATGAATGGAATTTTGATGTAGAATTGACTTTTACCTCTCCAAACCCACCAAACAATACCAATAAAGCAGAAATTTATTTGCTTTCTGACCGAAATGACCTTTCTGGTTCTCTAAACGGTTATTTTATTGAAATTCAAGATGTTGTTACCTTGCAAAGAAAAGTTGGAAATACCGAAACGGTTATTCCTCTTTCAAACGGAACGACTACGCCACTTTCTAACCCTGTGAGTGTTTCTGTGCGTGTGATTTATATTGCTGATACTGGTTCTGGTGGTTCTTGGCTCGTTTTTGTTAATGGAGTTTTGCAAGGAGAAGCGACTGAAACGATTAGCATTGCGCCTTCCCATTTTGGAGTTTTGTATAATTATTCTGCCAATTCAAGAAGAGAAAGTTTTTTGTTTGATAACGTAACCATTGCGCCCTACATAGACAATACGCCACCAACAGTTACAGGTGTTTTGGGAGCTGCGCCTAATCAAATTAGAGTTTCTTTTGATGAGCCTTTGAATATTGCTTCCCTTCAAAATACTGATTTTAATGTGGCAGGTTTTGGCAATCCAACACAGATAACAGCCGAACCCAATCAAGCACAAAACTTTAGACTTACTTTTGCTATTAACTTTACGGTCGGAACTTCTTATACTTTAGATGTACAAGATTTTGAAGACCGTTTTGGAAATGTAATCGTTCCTTCTTCTACGCCTTTTACTTTCAATGATAATGCTGCTCCACTTGGGCAAACTTTGACTGTCCTTAGTCCTACAACTTTACAGTTAGATTTCACAGAAGAAGTAACCACAGCCACAGCACAAAACACAGCAAATTACAATCTTGCAGGAAATACGGCTTTGTCTGCTGTTCGTGATAATACCAATTTTAAGCGTGTTTATTTGACCTTTTCTAATGAATTTGATGATAATACAATTTCTTCTTTAGACATTTCGAATATTGCAGACCCAGCAGGAAACGCAATGCCAGTTACTCAAACGCTTACTTTCAATTACGATACCGACCGTCCAGATGTTTGTTTCTTGGGTTGCGTACAGGCTCTTTCTGCTAATCAGCTTAGAGTCATTTTTGATGAAGATATAGACCCAGTTTCTGCTCAAATTATTGGAAATTATGAGGTTTTGGATGGAATTGGAAATCCTACTTCTGCCGTTTTGGAAACTTCAAGCACTGTTTTGATTAATTTTTCGTCTTCTTTTACTCCTCAACAAGTTTATGAGCTTAGAATCCGAAATGTAAAAGATTTACAAAACAACTCAATGACAACTCGTACAAGGGAATTTTCCTTTGACCCTCTTTCGCCTTCAGTGATTTTAGCTATTTTACTTCCCAATAACCAAATTGAACTCACTTTTTCAGAAACAGTAGAAAGTTCGTCTAGTCAAGATGTCTCAAACTACTCTTTGGATAATGGAATTGGAAATCCTACAAGTGCCATTTTATTGTCTTTTGATACAAAACGAGTTCGTCTTACTTTTGGAAGTTCTTTAAATGATATTTCAAACCTTACTCTGACAGTTCAAAATGTAAATGATTTACAAGGAAATGCTTCAACTCCCCAAACCTTTAATTTTAATACATTAGCTCCAAGCATTTCAAAAATAGATGTTCTTTCAAGAACACAGATTCAAGTTACTTTCTCTGAAAATGTAGAGACTTCGACATCTCAAAATACAGCAAATTATACTGTAAACAATGGTCTTGGTAATCCGATAGTACTTGCTCCACTTTCTCCTAATATTATCATTTTAACTTTTTCAAATGACTTTATCGTAGCAGAAAATTATACGTTAACAGTTCAGAACGTACAGGATTTAAATTCTAATGCTATTATTTCAAGTTCAAGAACATTCGTTTATCGTCCTAGAATTACAAATGTTTCGGTTGTTTCTCCAACAGTTTTAGAAATTGATTTTGATTACCCTCCTACTATTGCCGATGCACAAAATATTGGAAAATATGGCGTTGATAATTCGATATTCAGTCCGTTATCAGCACAACTTGTAAATGGAGAGACTACAAAATTTCGCCTTACTTTCGGTTCTGTTTTCGTTCCAAATCTAGATTACACACTTACAGCAGGGTTTTTTAACCTTCAAAATGAAGAAATTGCACCTGTTTCAGACCATATTTTCCGTAGAGACACGCAGCCACCAAGTGTTTTGAGTGTCTTGGTTTTAGATGATAATGAAACTCAGCTTACTTTTTCAGAAGAAATTGAAGAAGTTACGGCAGAAGCATTAAATCATTATAATCTATCAGGTTTTGGGCAGCCGATTGATGCAAACCAAACTTCTCCTACTACGGTAGAATTAGAATTCAATTCAGATTTTCAGCCTTCTACAACCTATTCATTAACTGTAAATTCTATCCAAGATTTATTGGGAAATACGCTCACAAATCAAACGGTTACTTTTTCTTTGCCAACGCCACCTGCTCCAAATTCACTGGTTATTACGGAAATTATGGCAGACGAAGACCCACAAGTTGGCTTACCAGCTTACGAGTATATCGAAATCTATAACGCTTCAAATGCTACACAATCTTTGCAGGGAACAAAACTCTACGACGGAGAAGGTTTTTCTAATTTTGCGACTTTGGGAAGTTATAGTTTAGGAGCAGGTCAGTATTTAATTTTATGTGGTAATTCGGCTTTTGATAGTCTTTCACAGTTTGGAAATACACTTGCTGTTACATCTTTTCCTTCGCTTTCCAATACGGGCGAAACGCTGCGTTTGGTAGGGGCAGATGATGTAGAAATTTCAAAAATCACTTATTCATCGTCGTGGTATCAAGACGAACAAAAAGATGATGGAGGATATTCTTTGGAAAGAATTGATATAAATTCAGACTGTGAAAGCCCTGCAAATTGGATAGCTTCAAATGACCCACGAGGAGGAACACCAGCAGCTCAAAATTCAGTTTTTGGAACAGTAAATGATACGATTCCACCAAATTTAGTGAGTGTTTTCTTAGGACAAAATGGAACTACTGACAGTTTAGAAGTCAATTTTTCTGAATCTCTGGACAGTTTGGATTTAGTAAATACTTCTTTTTATTCTGTTGATAATGGACTTTCTATTTCAGAAATTATTTATAAAAATGATAGACAGGTAGTTTTAAAATTTGGTTCGGCATTGTCTTCTTCTGCCATTTATACTTTGATAATTCAAAACATTGAAGATTGTGCAGGTAATAATATTACAGCAGGAATTAGAAACATATCTACTTTTGGAGTAGGCAGAATGCCAAATCAGTACGAACTTATCATTACCGAAATTATGGCAGATGAAGACCCACAAGTTGGATTGCCAAAAGCTGAATATTTAGAGATTTATAATGCGACAAATTCGCCTTTGAACCTTGGAACAGTAAAATTATCTGATGTTACAAACACGATTGACTTACCTTCTTTCTTGATTGCTCCAACATCTTATTTGATTTTGTGTACCACTTCAAAAGTAGATAGTTTGAGAAGCGTTGCAGGGCAAAACGTTTTAGGAGTTTCTGGTTTTCCATCGCTCAATAATTCAGGAGAAAAGTTAGTTTTGAGAGATTCTACAAATGCAGAAATTCATAGCGTAGATTATAAAACGTCTTGGTACGGCGACCTTCAAAAAGCAAACGGAGGATATTCCTTAGAAATGATAGACAAAACCAATTTCTGTGGAGAAGAAAGCAACTGGAAAGCCTCCGAAGACCCACGAGGAGGAACACCAGCAGCCGAAAATTCGGTTTCTGCACCTAATCCAGATAATGAAAGCCCTGTTTTATTAGAAGTTAGAATAATAAACACTACGGCAAATGCAACAGAAATTTTACTTACTTTTTCTGAAAAATTAGATTCACTTTCTGCTGTCAATATTGCAAATTATTCTATTTCAGGAATTGGAATTGATAGCATTTCTCAGCCTACAAATAATGAAGTTCTATTAAAAACATCTTCCCCTCTAAACTCTTCAATTAGCTATACTTTGAGAGTTCAAAATCTTACAGATTGTGCAGGAAATATCATTCAAGCTACTACAAGAACTATTGGAATTGGAAGAATGCCAACTTTTGGAGAGCTTTTAATTACCGAAATAATGGCAGACGAAGACCCACAAGTTGGCTTACCAGATGCTGAATATTTAGAGATTTTCAATACAACAAACGACCTTTTGAATTTGGGAACAGTTCGCCTTTTTGATGCAACAAATAGTGTAATTTTGCCAGAAGTCGCTATTTCGCCAAACAGTTATCTTACGCTGACCACGACTTCAAAAGTAGATTCATTTTTAGTTCAGAATATTGAGGTTTTGGGTGTTCCTTCAATGGTTAGTTTGAATAACGGAGGAGAACTTTTACAGCTTAGAAATATTGATGGACAACTTTTGCATGAGGTAAATTATTCTACTTCGTGGTACAGAGATTCTGAAAAATCTAATGGTGGTTATGCCTTGGAAATGATTGATACAGAAAATCTATGTGGAGAGGCGCAAAATTGGAGAGAATCAGAAGACCCAAGAGGAGGAACACCAAGCCAAGAAAATTCGGTAGCTGCACCAAATCCAGATAATGAAAGACCTACTATTACAACGGTTGCATTAATCGGAACTAATAGAATTTCTGTTACTTTTTCTGAAAAAATGGATAGTCTTTCTATCGTAAATCCCTCAAATTATGGCTTACAAAATGCAACTATTGAAACGATAAATTGGCAAGAAAATAACCAAATCGAAATTGAGTTTTCTCCAAACTTAGAACCAAATCAAGTCATTATTCTGACGATTAGTAATGTAGAAGATTGTGCAGGAAATAGTCTTTTAGAGAGTGAGAGTTTTGAGTTGGGAATTGGAGCAACACCTTTGGAGTTTGAAGTTTTGATAACAGAAATTATGTCTGACCCAGACCCAGCCGTAGGACTTCCAAACCGTGAGTATCTTGAAATCTATAACAATTCAGATAAGCGTTTGGATATTGGAAAACTGACTCTTACAGATGCCACAAATACAATTTCTTTGCCTTCAAAAATCTTACAACCAAATGAATATTTGACTTTAGCGAGTACGACAGCAGCCACAGAATTTAGAAATCAAGGCATTGAAGTGTTGGGAGTAACCTCTTTCCCAAGCTTGGGGAATGAAGGCGAACCTCTAATTTTAATAAATACAAACAATGAAACAGTCTTTGAAATTTCTTATGAAAAGGATTGGCACGAGGATAATGAGAAAGCAGACGGAGGTTATTCTCTTGAAATGATTGATGTAAATAATCCGTGTGGAGAAGCAAATAACTGGACTTCTTCAAGCGACCCACGAGGAGGAACACCAAGTGAGCAAAATTCCGTTTTTGGAGCAAATCCAGATTTGCAAAGTCCACAAGTTACTAACTTACAAGTCGTGAATAATCAAACTTTAGTAGTGGTTTTTAATGAAAAAATTGATTTACTTTCGGCTGCTTTAGTTTCAAATTATGTTATTTCTCCTTCTATTCAGATTGATAGCATTGAAATTATCACTTCAAAATCTGTTCGAATAAAATTACAGAACGCACTTCAAACGGCTACTTTGTATGAGCTTTTGATAAATGGAATTACGGATTGTTCTGGCAATGAAGTTTCGAATCTTCGTTTGCCTTTCGGACAGGGAACAACACCACAATTTGGGCAGCTTTTGATTACCGAAATTATGGCTGACCCTGCGCCAGTTGTCGGATTGCCTGAAAGCGAGTATTTAGAACTGACCAATACCACCGACCAAATTTTGAGTATCAATGGCGTTACGCTGACAGATGCGACAGGAACATCGACACTACCCGTCTTTCAATTATTACCAAACGAAAGAGTTATTTTGTGTCCAACCAGTTCGGTAACGGCTTTTTCAAGGTTTGGAAAAACAATCGGAATGAGCAGTTTCAGAACGCTTGATAATGGTGGTGAAAGATTGATTTTGAGAAATAATCAAGGAGAATTACTTTTTGAAATTACCTATGATGATGCTTGGCATTCTGATAATGACAAAAGAGATGGTGGTTATTCTTTAGAAATGATTGATGTTTCTAGTTTTTGTTTGGAAAGAGAAAACTGGACTTCTTCGGTTTCTAATTTGGGAGGAACACCAGCACAACAAAATTCGGTTGCAGGAACAAGTGGCGATAATATTGCGCCAAAAATAGTGAGAGCAGAAGCCATAAATCCGACAACAATTAGAATTGTTTTCGATGAAAAACTGGATAGTTTACAAGCCGTTCAGTCAAGAATTAGTATTCAAAATAGCAATGTTACGATTACAGAAAAGTCATTAGACGAAACTAGAAAAATCTTGACGCTTTCACTTTCTGATAATTTAGATTTCAGAACCGTTTATACGTTAGAAGTCGAAGCTATTACAGACTGTGCAGGAAATTTGATTGCTCAAAACACAACTACAGAAGTAATCTTGCCAGAAGAAGCTGAAATAGGAGATATTATTTTGAATGAAATTTTGTTTAATCCACCAACCAACGGAACTGATTTTGTAGAGCTTTTCAATAATTCAGATAAATATATTAACCTACAAAACTTTAGCCTTGCCAATCTAAATACCGACGGAACGATACGCACACAATACGCAAT harbors:
- a CDS encoding lamin tail domain-containing protein, producing the protein MKQFLLSLLFGFFLCISIIFPSFSQLTDDFSDGDFTNNPTWNGGNSVNASVGFQVNGSNQLQPDLPTGGSGTRTAYLSTPIIVNPTTTNYEWNFDVELTFTSPNPPNNTNKAEIYLLSDRNDLSGSLNGYFIEIQDVVTLQRKVGNTETVIPLSNGTTTPLSNPVSVSVRVIYIADTGSGGSWLVFVNGVLQGEATETISIAPSHFGVLYNYSANSRRESFLFDNVTIAPYIDNTPPTVTGVLGAAPNQIRVSFDEPLNIASLQNTDFNVAGFGNPTQITAEPNQAQNFRLTFAINFTVGTSYTLDVQDFEDRFGNVIVPSSTPFTFNDNAAPLGQTLTVLSPTTLQLDFTEEVTTATAQNTANYNLAGNTALSAVRDNTNFKRVYLTFSNEFDDNTISSLDISNIADPAGNAMPVTQTLTFNYDTDRPDVCFLGCVQALSANQLRVIFDEDIDPVSAQIIGNYEVLDGIGNPTSAVLETSSTVLINFSSSFTPQQVYELRIRNVKDLQNNSMTTRTREFSFDPLSPSVILAILLPNNQIELTFSETVESSSSQDVSNYSLDNGIGNPTSAILLSFDTKRVRLTFGSSLNDISNLTLTVQNVNDLQGNASTPQTFNFNTLAPSISKIDVLSRTQIQVTFSENVETSTSQNTANYTVNNGLGNPIVLAPLSPNIIILTFSNDFIVAENYTLTVQNVQDLNSNAIISSSRTFVYRPRITNVSVVSPTVLEIDFDYPPTIADAQNIGKYGVDNSIFSPLSAQLVNGETTKFRLTFGSVFVPNLDYTLTAGFFNLQNEEIAPVSDHIFRRDTQPPSVLSVLVLDDNETQLTFSEEIEEVTAEALNHYNLSGFGQPIDANQTSPTTVELEFNSDFQPSTTYSLTVNSIQDLLGNTLTNQTVTFSLPTPPAPNSLVITEIMADEDPQVGLPAYEYIEIYNASNATQSLQGTKLYDGEGFSNFATLGSYSLGAGQYLILCGNSAFDSLSQFGNTLAVTSFPSLSNTGETLRLVGADDVEISKITYSSSWYQDEQKDDGGYSLERIDINSDCESPANWIASNDPRGGTPAAQNSVFGTVNDTIPPNLVSVFLGQNGTTDSLEVNFSESLDSLDLVNTSFYSVDNGLSISEIIYKNDRQVVLKFGSALSSSAIYTLIIQNIEDCAGNNITAGIRNISTFGVGRMPNQYELIITEIMADEDPQVGLPKAEYLEIYNATNSPLNLGTVKLSDVTNTIDLPSFLIAPTSYLILCTTSKVDSLRSVAGQNVLGVSGFPSLNNSGEKLVLRDSTNAEIHSVDYKTSWYGDLQKANGGYSLEMIDKTNFCGEESNWKASEDPRGGTPAAENSVSAPNPDNESPVLLEVRIINTTANATEILLTFSEKLDSLSAVNIANYSISGIGIDSISQPTNNEVLLKTSSPLNSSISYTLRVQNLTDCAGNIIQATTRTIGIGRMPTFGELLITEIMADEDPQVGLPDAEYLEIFNTTNDLLNLGTVRLFDATNSVILPEVAISPNSYLTLTTTSKVDSFLVQNIEVLGVPSMVSLNNGGELLQLRNIDGQLLHEVNYSTSWYRDSEKSNGGYALEMIDTENLCGEAQNWRESEDPRGGTPSQENSVAAPNPDNERPTITTVALIGTNRISVTFSEKMDSLSIVNPSNYGLQNATIETINWQENNQIEIEFSPNLEPNQVIILTISNVEDCAGNSLLESESFELGIGATPLEFEVLITEIMSDPDPAVGLPNREYLEIYNNSDKRLDIGKLTLTDATNTISLPSKILQPNEYLTLASTTAATEFRNQGIEVLGVTSFPSLGNEGEPLILINTNNETVFEISYEKDWHEDNEKADGGYSLEMIDVNNPCGEANNWTSSSDPRGGTPSEQNSVFGANPDLQSPQVTNLQVVNNQTLVVVFNEKIDLLSAALVSNYVISPSIQIDSIEIITSKSVRIKLQNALQTATLYELLINGITDCSGNEVSNLRLPFGQGTTPQFGQLLITEIMADPAPVVGLPESEYLELTNTTDQILSINGVTLTDATGTSTLPVFQLLPNERVILCPTSSVTAFSRFGKTIGMSSFRTLDNGGERLILRNNQGELLFEITYDDAWHSDNDKRDGGYSLEMIDVSSFCLERENWTSSVSNLGGTPAQQNSVAGTSGDNIAPKIVRAEAINPTTIRIVFDEKLDSLQAVQSRISIQNSNVTITEKSLDETRKILTLSLSDNLDFRTVYTLEVEAITDCAGNLIAQNTTTEVILPEEAEIGDIILNEILFNPPTNGTDFVELFNNSDKYINLQNFSLANLNTDGTIRTQYAISEEVLILKPYEYVAISTSNEQLLIQYPNGNEEGFVESRLPTFADDDGTVILFDNQDNELDRFTYDEDFHLGLLRDEEGVSLERISADAPTQDENNWASAAESVGFGTPAYQNSQSRGNSTPSTEDCFRAEPQVFSPDSDGFEDFTQIYIDCAEVGDLITIKIYDVQGRKVRDLVQNQSVALENTFIRWDGTADDGRKVRIGHYILLLEKYNLNGDVQYLKMRVVVASRF